The Thalassolituus oleivorans MIL-1 genome includes the window ACGAGGGCTACGCCGGTTTAGAAGCGTCACTTGAATCTGCCTATGTCGTTGGCACAAAAGTAATGGATACTATTCTCACCAATTGGGATGTATACAAAGATAAAATCCCAACATCTGCGGATATAAAGTAATACCTGCAGCCTCTAGCGCTAAGCTAGGGGCTGAAACACCCATCAATGTGACCCAATTGGAATCATTCATGTCGTCTTACCTCAATAGAACAAAGGGCTTCTAGTATTGACCATCAAAGATTGGCGAATTCCTACTAGAGCAGAATAGTAAGAACAACCCTTACTATTCTACCTATCAAAAGTTTATACTCTTAGCATGGCTATAAGGTATATAGGACATGACCAACAGAAAATATAAACCCGGTAAAATACGTGAACGAAATAGTGAAAATATTCTTGCTGCAGCTGAACAAGAGTTTGTATTACATGGATTTAAAGGCACAAGCATGCAAGCCGTCGCCGATCGAGCAGGTGTAGCGAAGGCAAATATTCACTATTATTTTAAAAATAAAGATAATCTTTACCTCGCTTTACTCGAAAACATTATTGCTAATTGGAACGAAGTATTAGCGGATATGTCTGAAGAAAGTGACCCTGCCGATGTGCTAAGTCGCTTTATTCGTACCAAAATTCGCCTATCTTATACCCATCCAAACGCCTCTAAAATTTTTGCGATGGAAATTATACAAGGTGCACCTTACTTAAAAAGTCATATAAGTCAGGCCATGCGCCAATGGGTTAAAGATAAATCGACTATCATTCAAAGTTGGATTGATCAGGGAAAAATACGTGCGATAGACCCAACTCACTTGATATTTTTGATTTGGTCAGCAACTCAGCACTATGCCGACTTCGACACTCAAGTATTAGAAGTGACTAACAAGCGCCAATATGAAGAAGATGATATTGAACACATCGGCGACTTCTTAGAAGATATCATTTTGGCCGGTTGCGGCTTAAAGCCACCACCAAAGGTCAATTTACCTTAGCGAATGCCCTACACGGATGCTTCCTATGCTGAATTTGGTAAAAATCTTGGTACTTTTTTGCGCTTTAGGATTAAGCACACAAGCCTTAGCGGCAGAAAAGTTTTGGACCGTGCTGCCATTAGGCACTTCAGGCGGCCTAGCCGAAGGCAACATGTCGTGTTACCTCATCGCGCCAAAAGGCAGCGATAAGTTTATTGCCCTTGATGGCGGTACTGTTCGAGAAGGCTTTTACGCCGCTAAAAAATCTGGCGCATTTAATAAATTGGCTTTAACCGATAAGAAAGCAGCGCTAGAAAATCCACTCAGTTTAATTCACGCTTATTTAATATCTCATGCTCACCTTGATCATATCGCAGGGATGATCATTAATTCGCCCGAAGATACCAAAAAACCAATTTTAGCGCAGACGAATGTCATCAACGATTTAAAAGACTATATTTTTAATTGGCGAATTTTCGCTAACTTCGCTGACCAAGGTACTGCGCCGCTACTGAATAAATATGAATACTGGGATATGAGTCATGGTCGTGAACTACCCATTCCAGATACCAAAATGTCGGTTCGAATTTTTCCTCTTAGCCATGTTGAGCATGGTGCATCAACGGCATTTTTAATCCACTCTGATAATCACTACGCTCTTTACTTAGGCGACACCGGCGATGATAAACCCGAAAATTCTGAGCTACTAAAGCAGCTTTGGATCGAGGTTGCGCCGCTCATTAAAAGCAAAAAATTAGATGGAATTTTTATCGAGTCGTCTTACCTAAATGGCCGCCCCGACAAACTACTTTTTGGCCATATGACGCCGAGCTGGCTGCTGCATTCATTGCACGAGCTAGCCACTATTACTAATCCGAAAGATCCCAAACAGTCGCTAAAAGATCTAACAATCGTGGTAACGCACATTAAACCCGATGCGAGCCTTGATGGCATGAAGATAGTGAAAGAGATGAAATCTCAGATAAATGCATTAAATGATCTGGGTGTTAAGTTTGTCATTCCTGAGCAAGGTAATATCCTCGAATTTTAAAAAATGAGGTGCTATATTAGCGGCTTATTCTTGGCAGATTAACACGCAAGTCACTGCCATGTACCAGCACGATAACGGTTGGGGCATGGCTACAGTTGTATCTATGGCCCATTCTCTGGATATGGGAACTTGTATGACAACACTTTGGATTCGTAATCCGCGCGCAATATTCACCGCTAACCACTCAGACGCCAGTAATGGCATCGTCATCATCGACGGCATAATCCAAGAACTGGTCGGATTAGGGCAAAAGCCTACGCATATTATTGATCAAGAATGGGATGCCGCTGAGCATGTCGTTCTGCCGGGATTAATTAACACCCATCACCACTTTTACCAAACTCTAACCCGCGCTTGCCCACCAGCACTCAATAAAAAGCTATTTCCTTGGCTACAAACCTTATATCCGATTTGGGCTAAATTAACCCCAGATGCGCATCAGGTAGCGACCGAACTAGCCATGGTGGAGCTATTGCTATCCGGCTGCACAACCGTTGCAGATCATCATTATTTATTTCCCGCGTGCTTAGAAAATGCCATTGATATTCAAGCCAATACGGCATTGGCGCTGGGCATGCGTGCAACCTTAACGCGCGGTTCTATGAGCCTAAGCCAAAAAGATGGTGGCCTGCCCCCTGAGTCGGTCGTACAAACAGAAAAAACCATACTCGCCGATAGCGAGCGTTTAATTCGTCAGTATCATCAACAAGATAAAGACGGCTTACTGGAAGTGGCTTTAGCTCCCTGCTCGCCATTCTCGGTCACACCCGACATTATGATTGCTAGTGCCGAATTAGCGGAAACATACCAAGTTAGGTTGCATACCCATTTGGCCGAAACCGAAGACGAAAATGCGTTTTGCTTGCAACGCTTTGGGCAACGCCCGTTAGATTATCTCGACGCCGTTGGTTGGCTCCATGATCGTACTTGGCTTGCCCACGGTATACATTTCAACGAAGAAGAAATTCAACGCTTAGGAGCCGCCCAAACTGGAATTTGTCACTGTCCGTCATCAAATATGGTTTTGGCATCCGGAATTTGTCGAATTAACGAACTAAAAGCTGCTGGCGCACCAGTGGGCTTAGGTGTTGATGGCAGCGCTTCCAACGACCACAGCAATTTAATGCAAGAAGTTCGTCAGGCACTCCTCATTCAGCGTCTGCGTTATGAAGCCGATGAGTTTACCCATACCGATGCATTAACACTGGCAACCAAAGGCTCTGCGCAAGTATTAGGACGCAATGATATCGGCGAAATAGCTGTTGGCAAACGAGCCGATCTAGCGCTCTTTAAATTAGATGAACCCCGTTTTAGCGGCGCTCACGACCCTCTGGCGGCCTTGGTATTATGCGGTGCCAGCCAAGCGGATGCAGTGATGATAGGAGGACATTGGAAAGTAAAAAACAAGCAATGGCTAGGGGGGAATATTACCGAACTGATGCTACGCCACAGTCGGGCATCAAAAACGCTTTTTTCTGTTTAGATATCAGCCACAAAAAGCCGGAATAAATCCGGCTTTTAATCAAACATACAGTCAATAATTTACAGTAAAGCAAGCACTACAAAAACCAGAAGACCAGCACCACTCAGAACCATTGTCTTTTGCTTTAGCATGGGTGACTGCAATCCAAGATACAAACCCGATAACATGATCAAGATTAAGGCCGCGGCAAACGCCTTCTCTAACCATTTGTAGAGGCTAGGGCCATGGCCTTTGTGCAGTTCCATTAAGCTGGCCTGCAAATCTGGCGACATGGCGGTAATTTCGACACCATCGGCTAGATTTTTAATTTGGTAGTAGTCACGGCTAGTTGGACGAGTTTGTGCTTCATTGCCACGACCCTTTACGTATTCGAAGTCTGCGTCAATACCGGCCTGCTTGAGTAAAGTGCGAACCTGATCATCAAGTGCAGCGCTATCCTTAGTTAGCTGCACATTAGCAACAACAATGGAGTCTCCTCGCGTCATCTCACCTTTAACACCAAATAGATACAAACCACCAGACGCTGCCATTATGACGATAATAGGGGCGAAAAAGGCGGCTAAGTATAAGTGTATAGTTACCAGCAACTTGCGTGACATAATTCTAGCTCCGATATGAATTTATTATTGATTATCACTTAATTAAGTATTACTTGCATGCACGAGATCATGATTATGCAAATCAACTGTTGATTTACATCTATTTAATCACGACTGCTATCAGTCATTAGTCTCACACGCTCAGATTACCGCTAGACTAATGCCTCAGCCCAACATGTAATTAATTTGTCACCCTCTTCTCTCCCCATCGCATAAGCATCATTTAAGATATCAAGATCGGTCGTAAACTGACCAGCAACGAAGCTTTCAGGTGGACAGACTTCAACCACTTCACAATCATCTGGAGGGTTACGAATAAAATCGAGGGCTTGATTGTACTCGGCATGGCGCTGCTGCAATCGTCGAGCAACCGCCGGATACTGCTTTAACAAGTAGGGAAACAAAGCTCGCAAACGATATGCTTGCTTACGATAAGAAGACGGGTTCGAGCGCACCACCACAATTTTTCGTGCACCTTGACGATAAGCTTCGGCGACCGGCAAGGAGTCTGCAACACCGCCATCTAGCCAATCATGGCCGCGAAAGCTCACGCGATTTTTAAAGGCAATTGGCATATTCGCAGAGCACTTTATCGCTTGAAATAGTTCTTCTGAGGTTGGCTCAATGTAGTGCGCTTCCGCAGTATCGGCTTCTGTCATAACCACAAAAAACCGAGTTTTTTTTGCAGCAATGGCATCAAGGCCAATATCTAAATCACGCTCCGTAACGTCCCAAAGCCAATCGATATCAATTAAGTGTCCACCCATTAAAAAGCGTCTTACGCTTTTGAATTCGGGCCGACGGCAGTAGTCCGTAATCACTTTATAATTACGACCAACTTTACCGCCCAAATAAGCAGCAGCATTAGATGCACCGGCGGAAACACCGTAGCAAAAATCAAAAGGATAAAAATCCTTTTCAATAAATACATCAAGCAAGCCCGCACTAAAAATACCGCGCATGGCTCCACCTTCAATAATGAGGGCACTGGGAGAATTCATCTATGAGTACACCACGACAATAGGTGGGGCTGGTTTCCTAGCCCCACCTATATTTTCACTAGAGTAATAACAACAATCGAATTAACTTCCGACTTTCAGCACCACACGATAGCGTGGACTGCCGTTTTCTAAGCGCTCAATAGCCTTATTCACATCGGCAATATCAAACACCTCAACTTGCGGAGCAATGCTATGACGAGCCGCAAACTCAAGCATCTGCGCAATCGTCGCAGGACTACCAACCGGTGATGAAGACACAGAACGCTGACCGCCCATGAGCGCCATCACGCTAATCGACATTGGTTCTAATACAGCACCCAACAAGTGCAATCGACCTTTCGGCTTCAAGGTACTGATGTAACCGTTCCAATCGAGCGTCACGTTAACCGTAGAAAGGATTAAGTCGAAGCGACCGGCGGCTTCTTTTAACGCGCTTTTATCACGCGAATCGAGTGTGTGATGAGCACCGAGATCAAGCGCTTCTGTGCGCTTCGCTTCAGACGAGGTAAATGCCGTAACTTCACAGCCCCAAGCATTTAAAAACTGCACCGCCATATGGCCCAAGCCACCGATGCCAATCACAGCGACTTTAGCCGTTGGCTTCAGTTCAAACTGCACCATAGGGTTATAAACCGTAATACCACCACAGAACAGTGGCCCAGCACTTTCGCTGGAAAGATCATCAGGAAGAGCAACAACACTGGCAGCTTGCGCACGCACTTTATCAGCGAAGCCACCATGACGACCCACAATCGTGCCTTGCGCACTGCGGCAAAGATTGTGATCACCTTCCATGCAGGTACCGCAATCTAAACAATAACTAGAATGCCAGCCCAAACCCACGCGATCACCGACATTGAATTTCTTCACATGCTCGCCCACGGCACTGATGCGCCCAGCCACTTCATGACCCGGCACGAAAGGATACTGGGTAATACCCCATTCGTTGTTCAGCATGGATAAATCGCTATGGCAGATACCACAGTACTCAACCGCAATCTCGACATCATGAGCACCCAGTGGACCTGGATCATATTCGTACGAACGCAGTTCACCACCAGCTTCTAGAGCAGCATAAGCTTTAATCATTGGAATCTCCTATGCGCCGCATCGGCCTATGCCGAAAAGAACGCCATACAATTGATAAATAGTGAGGTAGGCCAACAGATTAGCCTAGTTGGAATGGCTCTATTAAGACCAGCAACTGACTATTTAGCAAGCCAACAGAGATTGCCATGATTGGAACAGTCGCCATCGCATATACGACAAAGCCGTCATCACTACAAATTATGTCGCTAAATGACATAACCCTTCATACTTTTGAACGATGAATTGCTCCTAGGTATTGTGTATTTCTACTACCTAATTATTAACTCTTGATAACGCCATCTAGAAGAGATCACTCATGGAGCTAGCAATGAAGTACCTACCGGTAGGAATAATAATCGCATCGAGCCTGATGAATCCAATTCCCGTGTTAGCGACTACCAACGATGCTCAAATGGTGGCTTTTTTTCCGATTGAGTCTGAAGTCTGCCCAACTGGCTGGAGTGAATACAAGCCGGCCAAAGGCTACCTAATTCGAGGGACCGATAATACTTCCCTCATAGGTGCTCAAAAGGGCGATGCAATACACGATGCCCAGGCACCGCTGCATCAGCATAAGTTGGACGATACGCTCCCTCTTCGTCGAATTGGAAATAACATCTTTGGCGGTCCACATCAGCGGATTACAACCATTGAAGTGTCCGTCAATGGCTCAACCAGTCATTCCGACGGTGCAATGCCTTATGTGCAATATCTAACATGCCAAGAAGACAAGCCTGCGGTTCATGAACCGTCACTCAGCATCTTTTTGCCTAAGAATACCGTTCAGTGGTTTACCGGCGGGGCATGCCCTACTGGATGGGCGCTGTACGAACCACTTATTGGAGGGTCAGGACGGACTGCGTTACCCCTACCACGCGATGCGGTCGCCACGGCGGCGGCTGCGATAGTCGATGGCGGTAATAGTCAAAACCATGAGCATAATCTGTTCTTCAACATGCCCGATAAAGAACACAATATTAAATTGATGGTCAACAGCACCGACGACTCCTATTTTATTAATATTTTTAAAAAAACAGATTTCGCCCAAGCAGCCATTCCACAAATAGAGCGGTTAAGCGCGAAAGGGATACGTAGCGATATAAAAGCGGGTTCCCCCGATGTATTAATTCCTTATACCTATTTGCGCCCCTGCCAAAAAACCAGCGACACCATTAATATTTCAGAGCTTCCTGCGGGCATGGGAACCTTCACCAAAAGCTTCGCTTGCCCGTCAGGATTGTATAATGTGGCCTCTGCTGCGGGCCGCTTCCCTGTCGGTTTACCACCGCGAAATGCAGGAGATCCAGATCCATTAAGTGGCACAGCTTTTGGGGCTGCAGCGCTTAAATCCGAGCAAAGACCAACGCATTTACATACCGTCGATATTCCAGTAGCACTCAGCGCGTGGGGGATAGATACCACCACTTTTCTACCAACCAATCGCTTTAAAGGCCTATCCCCTGGCGCGTCGAAGCTGGAAGGTGAAACCGACACGACCTCGATGACTTTTCCCTATGTCCAGCTGAAATTCTGCAAGGTTCCAGAATAATCCCATACCGCCAATCATACTTAGCAAGGAATAGCATACGATGAAATCAACTAACTCACTTT containing:
- a CDS encoding TetR/AcrR family transcriptional regulator gives rise to the protein MTNRKYKPGKIRERNSENILAAAEQEFVLHGFKGTSMQAVADRAGVAKANIHYYFKNKDNLYLALLENIIANWNEVLADMSEESDPADVLSRFIRTKIRLSYTHPNASKIFAMEIIQGAPYLKSHISQAMRQWVKDKSTIIQSWIDQGKIRAIDPTHLIFLIWSATQHYADFDTQVLEVTNKRQYEEDDIEHIGDFLEDIILAGCGLKPPPKVNLP
- a CDS encoding MBL fold metallo-hydrolase gives rise to the protein MLNLVKILVLFCALGLSTQALAAEKFWTVLPLGTSGGLAEGNMSCYLIAPKGSDKFIALDGGTVREGFYAAKKSGAFNKLALTDKKAALENPLSLIHAYLISHAHLDHIAGMIINSPEDTKKPILAQTNVINDLKDYIFNWRIFANFADQGTAPLLNKYEYWDMSHGRELPIPDTKMSVRIFPLSHVEHGASTAFLIHSDNHYALYLGDTGDDKPENSELLKQLWIEVAPLIKSKKLDGIFIESSYLNGRPDKLLFGHMTPSWLLHSLHELATITNPKDPKQSLKDLTIVVTHIKPDASLDGMKIVKEMKSQINALNDLGVKFVIPEQGNILEF
- a CDS encoding 8-oxoguanine deaminase; protein product: MTTLWIRNPRAIFTANHSDASNGIVIIDGIIQELVGLGQKPTHIIDQEWDAAEHVVLPGLINTHHHFYQTLTRACPPALNKKLFPWLQTLYPIWAKLTPDAHQVATELAMVELLLSGCTTVADHHYLFPACLENAIDIQANTALALGMRATLTRGSMSLSQKDGGLPPESVVQTEKTILADSERLIRQYHQQDKDGLLEVALAPCSPFSVTPDIMIASAELAETYQVRLHTHLAETEDENAFCLQRFGQRPLDYLDAVGWLHDRTWLAHGIHFNEEEIQRLGAAQTGICHCPSSNMVLASGICRINELKAAGAPVGLGVDGSASNDHSNLMQEVRQALLIQRLRYEADEFTHTDALTLATKGSAQVLGRNDIGEIAVGKRADLALFKLDEPRFSGAHDPLAALVLCGASQADAVMIGGHWKVKNKQWLGGNITELMLRHSRASKTLFSV
- a CDS encoding PepSY-associated TM helix domain-containing protein; amino-acid sequence: MSRKLLVTIHLYLAAFFAPIIVIMAASGGLYLFGVKGEMTRGDSIVVANVQLTKDSAALDDQVRTLLKQAGIDADFEYVKGRGNEAQTRPTSRDYYQIKNLADGVEITAMSPDLQASLMELHKGHGPSLYKWLEKAFAAALILIMLSGLYLGLQSPMLKQKTMVLSGAGLLVFVVLALL
- a CDS encoding patatin-like phospholipase family protein; the encoded protein is MNSPSALIIEGGAMRGIFSAGLLDVFIEKDFYPFDFCYGVSAGASNAAAYLGGKVGRNYKVITDYCRRPEFKSVRRFLMGGHLIDIDWLWDVTERDLDIGLDAIAAKKTRFFVVMTEADTAEAHYIEPTSEELFQAIKCSANMPIAFKNRVSFRGHDWLDGGVADSLPVAEAYRQGARKIVVVRSNPSSYRKQAYRLRALFPYLLKQYPAVARRLQQRHAEYNQALDFIRNPPDDCEVVEVCPPESFVAGQFTTDLDILNDAYAMGREEGDKLITCWAEALV
- the ahr gene encoding NADPH-dependent aldehyde reductase Ahr — encoded protein: MIKAYAALEAGGELRSYEYDPGPLGAHDVEIAVEYCGICHSDLSMLNNEWGITQYPFVPGHEVAGRISAVGEHVKKFNVGDRVGLGWHSSYCLDCGTCMEGDHNLCRSAQGTIVGRHGGFADKVRAQAASVVALPDDLSSESAGPLFCGGITVYNPMVQFELKPTAKVAVIGIGGLGHMAVQFLNAWGCEVTAFTSSEAKRTEALDLGAHHTLDSRDKSALKEAAGRFDLILSTVNVTLDWNGYISTLKPKGRLHLLGAVLEPMSISVMALMGGQRSVSSSPVGSPATIAQMLEFAARHSIAPQVEVFDIADVNKAIERLENGSPRYRVVLKVGS